From Paenibacillus polymyxa, the proteins below share one genomic window:
- a CDS encoding class I SAM-dependent methyltransferase, with amino-acid sequence MANRDQVNERYYGQINSEESHEATRNRIHWICRHVQGRTVLDVGCSQGITSILLAREGFEVTAIDLEEGSISYAKKELRQESAPVRRRVHFQLKDISQFERPPGGFDTIILGEILEHFAHPDTLLAHAYRLLNKKGTLVLSVPYGYHPFHDHKRTYYAGSLSRVLYPYFIEQTLEVHHKYLCFAGRKKPKELREAKPGTEQLNEWMKLDEEQFRRVEQQHVRKMNQRKAALDKAVQRIRYMEQQLFPLERVMRPEQIDKTQTERRGAYTDGKSTGKTTEESANGKGDDVKS; translated from the coding sequence TTGGCTAACCGTGATCAGGTAAACGAACGTTATTACGGGCAGATCAATTCGGAGGAATCCCATGAAGCCACCCGCAATCGAATTCATTGGATTTGCCGCCATGTACAGGGACGTACCGTGCTAGATGTTGGATGCAGTCAGGGCATCACGTCCATTTTGCTCGCGCGGGAAGGCTTTGAGGTAACGGCCATTGATTTGGAAGAGGGCAGCATTTCGTATGCAAAAAAAGAGCTTCGACAGGAATCTGCACCCGTCAGGAGACGAGTCCACTTTCAGTTAAAGGACATTTCACAATTTGAACGTCCTCCCGGCGGATTTGACACTATTATTTTAGGAGAGATTTTGGAACATTTTGCGCATCCCGACACTCTGCTGGCTCATGCTTACCGCCTGTTGAATAAAAAGGGGACGCTCGTCCTGTCTGTACCTTATGGATATCATCCGTTTCACGATCACAAACGGACTTACTATGCCGGAAGTCTCTCCCGTGTGCTGTACCCTTACTTTATAGAACAAACGCTGGAGGTACACCATAAATATTTGTGCTTTGCAGGTCGCAAGAAGCCGAAAGAGCTGCGTGAGGCCAAGCCAGGGACAGAGCAACTGAATGAATGGATGAAGCTGGATGAGGAGCAGTTTCGACGGGTAGAGCAGCAGCATGTTCGCAAAATGAATCAGCGAAAGGCTGCACTCGACAAGGCGGTACAGCGAATCCGGTATATGGAGCAACAACTATTTCCATTGGAGAGGGTTATGCGTCCCGAACAGATAGACAAGACGCAGACTGAAAGGAGAGGTGCATATACTGATGGCAAGTCTACCGGAAAAACAACGGAAGAATCAGCCAACGGTAAAGGGGATGACGTGAAGTCATGA
- a CDS encoding tetratricopeptide repeat-containing glycosyltransferase family 2 protein, with product MTEHLMTISLCMIVKNEEQTLARCLDSVADLMDEIIIVDTGSTDQTKTIAARYTDRIYTFEWMDDFAAARNESFDKATCSYIMWLDADDVLLEPDRERLRSLKQRLSKHIDAVVMPLHLAEGEQGELLFTSRRIRLVKRDQQYRWEGRLHEDLVIPQGQIVHADVAVTHRRMQDHTLRNQRILARWISESGKLEGRLLYFHANECFDRKEYAEAAEGFDHLLEEPSGYQEDRITACARAAECYLHLGKPEQQLDRLLRSFRYGVPQADLCCMIGDWFFTRNEWSTAAYWYERALEQQHHLPGMRPVPLPCYSWLPHVRLSHCYAHVGKLEASYEHNQVALRYLPDDPHLLDNERKLREAMPKLSPTARPSK from the coding sequence ATGACTGAGCATCTAATGACCATCAGCTTGTGTATGATTGTAAAAAATGAGGAGCAGACACTGGCCCGGTGTCTGGATTCGGTCGCAGACCTGATGGATGAAATTATCATCGTGGACACGGGATCGACGGATCAGACAAAGACGATAGCAGCGCGCTATACGGATCGGATATATACGTTTGAATGGATGGATGATTTTGCCGCCGCTCGTAATGAATCGTTTGACAAGGCAACGTGTTCCTATATCATGTGGCTGGATGCGGATGATGTGCTATTGGAACCCGATCGTGAACGTCTGCGTTCCTTAAAGCAGCGATTGTCTAAGCATATCGACGCGGTGGTGATGCCACTTCACTTGGCAGAGGGTGAGCAGGGTGAACTGTTGTTCACCTCACGCCGTATACGCCTTGTGAAGCGGGATCAACAATACCGCTGGGAAGGGCGCCTGCATGAGGATCTGGTGATACCTCAGGGGCAAATCGTGCATGCGGATGTGGCAGTGACACATCGCCGAATGCAAGACCATACGCTCCGTAACCAGCGTATTCTCGCCCGGTGGATCAGCGAAAGCGGCAAGCTGGAAGGGCGTCTGCTGTATTTTCACGCCAATGAATGCTTTGACCGTAAGGAATATGCCGAGGCCGCAGAGGGCTTCGACCATCTGCTGGAGGAGCCGAGCGGCTACCAGGAGGATCGCATTACTGCTTGTGCGCGAGCGGCTGAATGCTATCTCCATCTCGGGAAGCCCGAACAACAGCTGGATCGTTTGTTACGCTCTTTTCGATACGGGGTACCGCAAGCAGACCTGTGCTGCATGATCGGGGACTGGTTTTTCACAAGAAATGAATGGAGTACTGCCGCATACTGGTATGAAAGAGCATTGGAGCAACAGCATCACCTTCCTGGTATGAGACCTGTCCCACTGCCATGCTACTCTTGGTTACCTCATGTACGACTCAGTCATTGCTACGCCCATGTAGGTAAGCTGGAAGCTTCATATGAGCACAACCAAGTCGCTTTACGTTATTTGCCAGATGACCCGCATTTGCTGGATAACGAACGCAAGCTCAGAGAGGCTATGCCCAAACTTTCACCCACAGCCCGGCCGTCAAAATAG
- a CDS encoding DUF72 domain-containing protein codes for MIQIGLTGWGDHDDLYPTGTKANQKLSVYGSHFPVIEMDSSFYAVQPTDRMARWPTETPDSFSFLVKAYQGMTGHTRGKQPYFKTIDAMYEALHASILPLREAGKLKAVLFQYPPWFDCTRENVAILRDTKNRMGEVPSVLEFRHQSWFTPEFRKQTLAFMREEGWIHSVCDEPQAGPGSVPIVPLATDSNLTIVRLHGRNISGWNQSSAPNWREVRYLYRYNEQELTEWKDRLLELEQQSREVCVIFNNNSGGDAAANAKQLMTMLGMEPRPFPPRKPPEADQGPEQLELF; via the coding sequence ATGATTCAAATTGGACTGACGGGTTGGGGCGATCACGATGACTTGTATCCAACGGGCACTAAAGCTAACCAAAAACTAAGTGTCTATGGAAGCCATTTTCCCGTAATAGAGATGGATAGTTCTTTTTATGCGGTACAGCCTACGGATCGTATGGCACGCTGGCCGACGGAAACTCCAGACTCCTTTTCATTTCTCGTCAAGGCCTATCAAGGCATGACCGGCCATACCCGCGGCAAACAGCCTTACTTCAAAACCATTGATGCGATGTATGAAGCGTTGCATGCATCCATACTGCCTCTTCGCGAAGCGGGCAAGCTCAAAGCTGTGCTGTTTCAGTACCCACCCTGGTTCGACTGTACACGTGAGAATGTCGCCATATTGCGAGACACGAAAAATAGGATGGGAGAGGTCCCATCCGTACTTGAATTCAGACATCAAAGCTGGTTCACACCAGAATTTCGGAAGCAAACGCTAGCATTTATGCGTGAAGAAGGCTGGATACATAGCGTATGCGACGAGCCGCAGGCAGGCCCCGGGTCAGTTCCCATTGTACCGCTGGCTACAGACAGCAACCTGACCATCGTACGTCTCCACGGACGGAACATATCAGGCTGGAATCAAAGCTCGGCACCTAATTGGCGGGAGGTTCGTTATCTGTATCGGTACAATGAACAAGAATTGACCGAATGGAAAGACAGATTGCTGGAACTGGAGCAGCAAAGCCGTGAGGTATGCGTTATATTCAACAACAACTCAGGTGGAGACGCCGCTGCCAATGCCAAGCAACTCATGACCATGCTGGGCATGGAGCCTAGACCTTTTCCACCTCGCAAGCCACCTGAAGCGGATCAAGGACCGGAACAGCTTGAGCTATTTTGA
- a CDS encoding class I SAM-dependent methyltransferase, whose protein sequence is MAEWYEQSFGEDYLLVYKHRDFQGAYQEVQKMISWLKLPQGSSVLDLCCGMGRHSLALADAGYKVTGVDLSNVLLREAHAADSEGRVSWHQGDMRAVPLDESFDAVVNLFTSFGYFEKDEEQLKVLKEIYRLLKPGGRFIIDYLNPSYVAAHLVPHSSREDEGNWIEEHRVIEDGFVKKQIAIRSAASVTTTEAASELDATRADAQPARVYYERVKLYPYEKFRGLLEQAGLSVEQVHGSYDEDQYIEDASPRMIFVGVRA, encoded by the coding sequence ATGGCAGAATGGTACGAGCAAAGCTTTGGGGAAGATTATTTATTGGTATACAAGCATCGCGACTTTCAGGGAGCCTATCAGGAAGTGCAAAAAATGATCTCCTGGCTCAAATTACCGCAAGGTTCCAGCGTATTGGATTTATGCTGCGGGATGGGACGTCATTCGCTTGCGCTCGCCGATGCAGGGTATAAGGTGACGGGTGTGGACCTGTCCAATGTATTGCTGAGAGAGGCGCATGCGGCGGATTCCGAAGGGCGGGTAAGCTGGCATCAAGGGGATATGAGAGCGGTGCCGCTGGATGAAAGCTTTGATGCGGTGGTCAATTTGTTTACCTCCTTTGGTTATTTTGAGAAGGATGAGGAGCAGCTTAAGGTATTAAAGGAAATTTATCGGCTGTTGAAACCGGGAGGTCGTTTTATTATAGATTATTTGAACCCTTCCTACGTAGCTGCACATTTGGTACCGCATTCGTCCCGGGAGGATGAGGGAAATTGGATTGAGGAGCATCGGGTCATTGAAGATGGATTTGTGAAAAAGCAAATTGCCATCCGGTCAGCCGCATCTGTGACGACCACAGAAGCAGCCTCTGAGCTGGATGCCACTCGTGCTGACGCACAACCTGCGCGTGTGTACTATGAGCGAGTAAAGCTATATCCGTATGAAAAGTTCCGTGGATTGCTAGAACAAGCCGGGCTATCCGTAGAGCAGGTGCACGGAAGTTATGATGAAGATCAATATATAGAAGATGCTTCGCCCCGAATGATTTTTGTCGGTGTGCGGGCTTGA
- a CDS encoding MBL fold metallo-hydrolase codes for MKLPELTPCERIDGGIQVKISMSFPLRWVNSYVLKGQHGFTIVDPGPRNLDTEAEWAYVFQQLGMSFEDISDIVVTHHHPDHYGLAGWMQQQGQARVHMSARSHQEAMMMWDAPELTTAMEKRLPSFFVQHGFPLEQVSALELHMQQAYLQVNPQPEITFIPTGIDARLELGGRSWMPVETGGHAPGHVSLYEPNSEVILCGDAVLPQISPNISLLPGSDAQPLKSYIDGLQCLGELEVAWTYPGHRNPFGYFRERTQALLAHHEERLDKFLQLVQPEGSTAYELCIAVFGDKLGIHQLRFAMSETLAHLVELVRRERASMSETSPITRFYPLCYQ; via the coding sequence ATGAAATTGCCAGAGCTTACGCCGTGTGAGCGAATAGATGGAGGCATTCAGGTCAAAATATCCATGTCCTTTCCGCTGCGCTGGGTGAATAGCTATGTGCTCAAGGGACAGCACGGTTTTACAATTGTAGACCCAGGTCCGCGCAATCTGGATACAGAGGCGGAATGGGCATATGTGTTCCAACAGCTGGGAATGTCCTTTGAGGATATTTCAGACATTGTGGTGACTCATCATCACCCCGATCATTATGGACTGGCGGGGTGGATGCAGCAGCAAGGTCAGGCTCGCGTACATATGTCAGCTCGCAGCCATCAGGAAGCGATGATGATGTGGGACGCTCCAGAATTGACGACCGCTATGGAGAAGAGGCTGCCTAGCTTTTTTGTCCAGCATGGCTTTCCTTTGGAACAGGTATCAGCCTTGGAATTACATATGCAGCAGGCTTATTTGCAAGTGAATCCGCAGCCTGAGATTACCTTCATTCCTACCGGAATAGACGCTCGTCTGGAATTAGGCGGACGCAGCTGGATGCCCGTAGAGACTGGAGGGCATGCGCCTGGACACGTGTCCTTATATGAGCCGAATAGCGAAGTTATTCTGTGCGGTGACGCAGTGCTGCCGCAGATTTCCCCTAATATCAGCCTGCTGCCGGGCAGTGACGCCCAGCCGCTGAAGTCTTATATAGATGGCTTGCAGTGCCTAGGTGAGCTAGAGGTGGCATGGACATATCCCGGGCATCGCAATCCGTTTGGGTATTTTCGCGAACGGACGCAAGCATTGCTGGCGCATCATGAAGAACGGCTGGACAAATTCTTGCAGCTCGTTCAACCGGAAGGCAGCACAGCTTATGAGCTGTGCATTGCCGTGTTCGGCGACAAGCTGGGGATTCACCAGCTAAGGTTTGCCATGTCTGAGACACTGGCCCACCTGGTGGAGCTGGTGCGCCGTGAACGAGCCTCTATGAGCGAGACGAGTCCCATCACTCGCTTTTATCCTCTTTGCTATCAATAA
- a CDS encoding NAD(P)-dependent oxidoreductase, producing MNLLLLGATGRVGRFILEYALADGHTVTVLVRSPDKLEDFASQYGTQLQIVQGNATNAEDVAQALKGGPTVVISALNTDGTTTLSVSAGLLIRLMQEQSIHRLITVGTAGILQSRTEPSLYRYESSDTRRRSTRAAEEHRRVYELLRESALDWTVVCPTYLPDGGRTGVYRVEKDFLPEDGSQISTADTADFTYRQWTSCDFIRTRVGIAY from the coding sequence ATGAATTTGCTGCTGCTGGGAGCTACCGGACGTGTGGGCCGTTTTATATTAGAATATGCGTTAGCGGATGGTCATACCGTAACCGTCCTAGTTCGTTCACCGGACAAGTTGGAGGATTTCGCATCCCAATACGGGACACAGCTGCAAATTGTACAAGGTAATGCCACCAACGCGGAGGACGTAGCACAAGCGCTGAAAGGCGGGCCAACAGTTGTGATCAGTGCGCTGAATACAGATGGAACCACCACCTTATCCGTTAGTGCAGGTCTGCTGATCCGGCTGATGCAGGAGCAGTCCATTCACCGACTCATAACGGTAGGAACGGCAGGGATTTTGCAAAGCCGGACCGAACCGAGTCTGTATCGGTACGAGTCCTCCGATACCCGGCGACGCAGCACCCGCGCGGCCGAGGAGCATCGGCGAGTGTACGAATTGCTGCGTGAATCGGCACTAGATTGGACAGTCGTATGTCCAACCTATTTGCCAGATGGCGGACGTACAGGTGTATATCGCGTGGAAAAAGATTTTCTGCCTGAAGACGGCTCACAAATTTCCACTGCGGATACAGCTGATTTTACCTATCGTCAATGGACAAGTTGCGATTTTATCCGCACAAGGGTGGGCATTGCCTATTGA
- a CDS encoding TetR/AcrR family transcriptional regulator: MSEPSQPYKTYSEVKLQQQQLLRKNVIDAACILLAEEGPEAVTVRRVAQKLSCSTKIIYSIFGSKDGLANEMYLDGCRLLAETFEQVPVTKNVLADLEALCWAYWKFARLHSAYYKMMFGGALSDFKPDEQSLEGTTTALSRILQTVIHAMEQGALKEQDPLLVVRMLWSALHGVIHLQFAGHFLTVDMAQEVYAFTLKNTLDVCKPSSSPA; encoded by the coding sequence ATGTCTGAGCCATCGCAACCTTATAAAACCTATTCTGAGGTGAAGCTACAGCAGCAACAATTGCTCCGTAAAAATGTGATTGATGCGGCATGCATCCTTCTTGCAGAAGAAGGGCCTGAGGCAGTGACTGTACGGCGAGTTGCACAGAAATTAAGCTGTTCCACCAAGATCATTTACAGTATTTTTGGCAGTAAGGACGGTCTTGCCAATGAAATGTATCTGGATGGATGCCGGCTATTGGCTGAAACCTTTGAACAAGTACCTGTTACGAAAAACGTACTCGCTGATCTGGAAGCTTTATGCTGGGCATATTGGAAATTTGCGCGGCTTCATTCAGCCTATTACAAAATGATGTTTGGCGGGGCATTATCTGATTTTAAGCCGGATGAACAGAGCTTGGAGGGTACCACAACGGCATTATCGCGAATCTTACAAACCGTCATACATGCTATGGAGCAGGGAGCACTGAAAGAACAGGACCCACTGCTGGTTGTCCGAATGCTGTGGTCAGCTTTACACGGGGTGATACATCTACAATTTGCAGGTCATTTTTTGACTGTGGACATGGCCCAAGAGGTGTATGCATTTACACTGAAGAATACGCTCGATGTATGTAAACCCTCTTCATCTCCAGCGTAA
- a CDS encoding SDR family NAD(P)-dependent oxidoreductase, producing the protein MFRYANKTALITGASSGIGEAFAYSLAAKQCNLILVARNEKKLKALAKELSAKYNVKATVIALDLSSSGAPQTLHQEVQNQQLKVDLLINNAGFATYGYFEQVSGERQHEEVMLNVAALVDITHAFMPDLLRNRDGGLINVSSTAAFQPDPYMAVYGATKAFVLSFSEALWAENRKRGLKVLALCPGATETSFFDVVGSSEASVGSRETPQTVVNNALRAFEKGRSHMISGRQNYWVAQVSRFFSRQSTLNIVERTLRPQN; encoded by the coding sequence ATGTTTAGGTATGCAAACAAAACAGCACTCATCACAGGGGCTTCATCCGGGATTGGTGAGGCATTTGCCTATTCGCTCGCGGCTAAGCAATGTAATCTCATTTTGGTAGCGCGCAATGAAAAAAAGCTAAAAGCACTGGCGAAAGAACTCTCCGCTAAATATAACGTAAAAGCTACGGTGATTGCGCTCGATCTATCCTCATCGGGAGCTCCCCAAACATTGCATCAGGAGGTTCAAAATCAACAACTCAAGGTAGATCTTCTGATTAACAACGCCGGTTTTGCCACCTACGGGTACTTTGAGCAGGTTTCAGGAGAAAGACAGCATGAGGAAGTGATGCTCAATGTGGCTGCTTTAGTCGATATCACACATGCATTTATGCCTGATTTGTTGCGTAACCGGGATGGGGGACTCATCAATGTTTCATCCACCGCTGCATTTCAGCCTGATCCCTATATGGCCGTATATGGAGCAACCAAAGCATTCGTACTTTCGTTTAGCGAGGCGCTGTGGGCCGAAAATCGAAAACGAGGACTCAAAGTGCTCGCCCTCTGTCCAGGTGCAACCGAAACCTCATTTTTTGATGTGGTAGGCTCCAGTGAAGCCTCTGTAGGTTCCAGAGAAACACCCCAGACTGTCGTCAATAATGCCTTGAGAGCATTTGAAAAAGGGCGCAGTCATATGATATCGGGTCGACAAAACTATTGGGTAGCCCAAGTATCCCGATTTTTCTCTCGTCAATCCACACTTAACATTGTGGAACGTACACTACGACCTCAAAATTGA
- a CDS encoding GNAT family N-acetyltransferase: MASVTDGYTFRTMQADDYDQAIALWNGLDGLGLSEADSPERIARFLQRNEGLSFVCEYAGNIIGTILAGHDSRRGFLYHLGVATEHRGHGIAPRLVDKALSALLKEGIDKCHLFVMEHNIGGQRFWSANGWEKRDGILLYSRDLG; the protein is encoded by the coding sequence ATGGCAAGCGTAACTGATGGATATACATTCCGTACGATGCAGGCTGACGATTATGATCAAGCTATTGCACTATGGAATGGCTTAGACGGGTTAGGATTGAGTGAGGCCGACTCACCGGAGCGGATTGCACGATTTTTGCAGCGAAATGAAGGCCTTAGCTTTGTCTGTGAGTACGCTGGAAACATCATAGGCACGATTTTAGCAGGCCATGATAGTCGCAGAGGATTTCTGTATCATCTGGGTGTAGCCACAGAACATCGTGGTCATGGGATTGCGCCCAGACTGGTAGATAAAGCGTTATCCGCTTTACTCAAGGAAGGCATTGATAAATGTCATCTGTTTGTGATGGAGCATAATATAGGAGGTCAACGCTTCTGGTCAGCTAACGGCTGGGAGAAGCGAGATGGGATTTTATTATATTCGCGAGATCTGGGATAG
- a CDS encoding phosphatidylglycerophosphatase A family protein: MDKKKVPYSLNSKKVADATREWLHKRGVSMTEIAELVMLLQKKYYPNLTMEECLENVDKVLMKREVQNAVLTGIQLDILAEQGALLPPLQDMIEHDEGLYGVDEILAFSIVNVYGSIGFTNYGYVDKLKPGVLERLNDKSLGPIHTFLDDIVGAIAASASSRIAHRKQAEREQELGEESAPNTTR, translated from the coding sequence ATGGACAAGAAAAAAGTACCTTACAGCCTGAATAGTAAAAAGGTAGCCGATGCCACCCGTGAGTGGCTGCACAAGCGTGGTGTAAGTATGACTGAAATCGCAGAACTGGTTATGCTTCTACAGAAAAAATATTACCCGAACCTAACGATGGAAGAATGTTTAGAGAATGTGGACAAGGTGTTGATGAAGCGCGAGGTTCAAAATGCCGTGCTTACGGGCATCCAGCTAGATATTCTTGCGGAACAGGGTGCTCTTCTTCCCCCATTGCAGGATATGATTGAGCATGACGAGGGATTATACGGAGTGGATGAAATTCTAGCCTTCTCCATCGTTAATGTGTACGGCAGTATTGGATTTACCAATTACGGTTATGTCGATAAGCTCAAACCGGGTGTGCTGGAACGCCTGAACGATAAAAGCCTTGGACCGATTCATACGTTTCTGGACGATATTGTGGGTGCAATCGCAGCCTCGGCCAGCAGTCGTATCGCCCATCGCAAGCAGGCAGAGCGCGAACAGGAGCTTGGAGAAGAAAGCGCACCGAATACAACACGGTAA
- a CDS encoding GerMN domain-containing protein gives MNIKHPWRMTSVAGLLSLPLLLSGCSLFGNEAASIDPPPSTTEQSMIKAVTGKAPATTGQLRAVFLQDHNGLLAPVSLPIASGDVQADAKSALETLVEGGPYAGLLPEGFKGVLPQGTEVKSVTVDKDNKLAVVEFNKSFANYKPQEERKLMESLTWTLTDRPDIKSVQIWVDGKKLNEMPVGGTPLDHPLTRAVGINLEVGHGVTPLDSSPVTVYFSSSSPAGVQYYVPVTRLVSPEKDRVQSALHQLIQGPQTKDGLQEVMTGETALKSVERSKDNVITVSLSDDMFAKGEAVPAEFLESVVLTAADNSDDAVKTKIRIELNGEKSVIGQNNQNYGEPVAKPQHINEIPL, from the coding sequence ATGAACATAAAACACCCATGGCGTATGACCTCTGTAGCCGGGCTGCTATCCCTGCCCCTGTTGTTGTCCGGATGCAGCCTTTTCGGCAACGAAGCGGCGTCCATTGACCCTCCGCCGTCCACGACAGAGCAGTCCATGATTAAGGCTGTAACCGGAAAAGCACCTGCCACTACCGGGCAGTTGAGGGCTGTTTTTTTGCAAGATCATAACGGCTTGCTGGCCCCTGTATCTTTACCGATTGCTTCAGGCGATGTACAGGCAGATGCCAAGTCGGCGCTGGAAACACTGGTTGAGGGCGGGCCTTATGCCGGATTATTACCAGAAGGATTTAAAGGTGTACTGCCTCAGGGTACAGAAGTGAAAAGTGTGACAGTGGACAAGGATAACAAGCTGGCTGTTGTCGAATTTAACAAATCTTTCGCCAACTATAAGCCACAGGAAGAACGCAAATTAATGGAAAGCTTGACTTGGACCTTGACCGACCGTCCCGATATTAAAAGCGTGCAGATTTGGGTGGATGGTAAAAAGCTGAACGAAATGCCTGTTGGCGGCACACCACTGGACCATCCGCTCACGCGCGCAGTAGGGATTAATTTGGAGGTCGGTCATGGTGTGACCCCTCTGGATTCCAGTCCAGTCACCGTATATTTCTCTTCATCTTCGCCTGCTGGAGTACAATATTATGTACCTGTAACACGACTGGTCAGTCCGGAAAAAGATCGTGTCCAGTCCGCTCTACATCAATTAATTCAAGGTCCACAGACCAAGGATGGATTGCAGGAAGTGATGACAGGGGAGACGGCGCTGAAATCGGTAGAACGCTCCAAAGATAACGTCATTACGGTATCACTCTCGGATGATATGTTTGCCAAAGGGGAGGCCGTACCTGCTGAATTTTTGGAATCGGTCGTACTGACAGCAGCGGACAATTCGGATGATGCGGTCAAAACGAAGATTCGCATTGAACTGAATGGTGAGAAAAGCGTGATTGGACAAAATAATCAAAATTATGGAGAGCCTGTAGCCAAGCCGCAGCACATTAACGAAATTCCTCTTTAA
- the rph gene encoding ribonuclease PH, whose translation MSRSNGRNGDELRPMKLTAGVNKYAEGSVFIEVGETKVICTATVEERVPPFMKGQGKGWVTAEYSMLPRATHSRNQREAARGKLTGRTMEIQRLIGRALRSVVNLQALGERTITLDCDVIQADGGTRTTSITGSFVALAIAVNKIAIQHKLPVFPITDFLASVSVGVVGDKALLDLNYEEDSKAKVDMNLVMTGSGKYVELQGTGEESPFDRHELDQLLSLGEQGILQMIERQKEVLGPIADKIGAGRTGAGA comes from the coding sequence ATGAGTAGATCTAACGGACGAAACGGTGATGAGCTGCGCCCGATGAAATTGACAGCAGGAGTAAATAAATACGCGGAGGGCTCTGTTTTTATAGAGGTTGGCGAGACGAAAGTCATCTGTACGGCTACAGTGGAAGAGCGCGTTCCTCCCTTTATGAAGGGTCAAGGAAAAGGCTGGGTGACCGCCGAATATTCCATGCTTCCGCGGGCGACACATAGCCGCAATCAGCGTGAAGCTGCGCGCGGCAAGCTGACAGGCCGTACTATGGAAATTCAGCGTCTGATCGGAAGAGCGTTGCGTTCGGTTGTCAATTTGCAGGCGCTTGGTGAACGGACGATTACGTTGGACTGTGACGTCATTCAGGCGGACGGCGGGACGCGTACAACCTCCATTACCGGTTCTTTCGTAGCGTTGGCGATTGCAGTAAATAAAATTGCGATCCAGCACAAGTTGCCTGTTTTCCCTATTACGGATTTTCTGGCTTCCGTCAGCGTAGGGGTTGTTGGTGACAAGGCGCTGCTGGATCTGAATTATGAAGAGGATTCCAAGGCTAAGGTGGACATGAATCTCGTCATGACTGGCAGTGGAAAATACGTCGAGCTGCAAGGTACGGGGGAAGAAAGCCCATTTGACCGTCATGAATTGGATCAGCTGCTTAGCTTGGGTGAACAAGGGATTTTGCAAATGATCGAGCGCCAAAAAGAAGTACTCGGACCGATTGCCGATAAGATCGGTGCTGGACGTACAGGAGCTGGGGCCTAA
- a CDS encoding XTP/dITP diphosphatase — MRLDGPVVIVATKNKGKVREFAHAFAPFGKEVRSMYDYPDIPDVVEDGTTFAENALKKAKAVGDVLGLPVLADDSGLCVDLLDGAPGVYSARYAGEGASDHENNIKLLDVLESKQLGDDTGQPLLSPAQFVCTLILYNPQTGETLESTGSVEGWITTETAGSGGFGYDPLFYLPEFEKTMAELTLEQKQAISHRGIALRNLATKLGNPQA; from the coding sequence ATGCGACTGGATGGTCCGGTTGTCATTGTCGCTACGAAGAATAAAGGGAAGGTGCGGGAATTTGCACATGCTTTTGCGCCGTTTGGCAAGGAAGTCAGAAGTATGTACGATTATCCCGACATTCCTGATGTCGTTGAGGATGGCACAACCTTTGCCGAAAATGCGTTAAAAAAAGCCAAAGCGGTGGGAGATGTGCTCGGATTGCCTGTGCTGGCCGATGATTCCGGTCTGTGCGTGGACTTGCTGGATGGTGCGCCGGGCGTATATTCGGCTCGTTATGCTGGAGAAGGTGCCAGCGATCACGAAAACAATATCAAGCTACTCGACGTTCTGGAATCGAAGCAGCTTGGTGATGATACCGGACAGCCTTTGCTAAGCCCGGCTCAATTTGTCTGTACCTTGATTCTGTATAATCCACAGACTGGGGAGACGTTGGAATCGACGGGCTCCGTGGAGGGCTGGATTACGACTGAAACCGCGGGCAGCGGTGGGTTTGGGTATGATCCGCTGTTCTATTTGCCAGAGTTTGAAAAGACAATGGCGGAGCTGACGTTGGAACAAAAGCAGGCTATCAGTCATCGGGGCATAGCCCTGCGTAATTTGGCAACAAAGCTGGGAAATCCGCAGGCATAG